The Corylus avellana chromosome ca8, CavTom2PMs-1.0 genome has a segment encoding these proteins:
- the LOC132189922 gene encoding subtilisin-like protease SBT3.17 isoform X2, which translates to MALQTTIIFSFLLLISLAMADSAPTAKPLDSSSSQSATVQIVYTERPQNEEPEAYHIRTLSAVLGSDEAAREALVYSYKTAASGFSARLTPAQVSEISKQPGVLQVVPSRTLQLHSGPGGLQ; encoded by the exons ATGGCTCTGCAAACGACAATAATCTTTTCATTTCTGCTGTTGATATCGCTCGCAATGGCCGACTCTGCTCCGACTGCCAAGCCCCTGGATTCGTCTTCGTCGCAATCGGCGACGGTGCAGATCGTGTACACCGAGAGGCCCCAGAACGAGGAACCCGAGGCCTATCACATCCGCACCCTTTCCGCCGTCCTCGGCAG TGACGAGGCTGCGAGGGAGGCTCTGGTGTATAGCTACAAGACCGCCGCTAGTGGGTTCTCCGCTAGGCTCACCCCGGCCCAGGTTTCCGAGATTTCAA aACAACCAGGTGTTCTTCAGGTTGTCCCAAGCCGTACATTGCAGCTGCATTCAGGACCTGGGGGGCTGCAGTGA
- the LOC132189922 gene encoding subtilisin-like protease SBT3.17 isoform X1, whose translation MALQTTIIFSFLLLISLAMADSAPTAKPLDSSSSQSATVQIVYTERPQNEEPEAYHIRTLSAVLGSDEAAREALVYSYKTAASGFSARLTPAQVSEISKQPGVLQVVPSRTLQLHSGPGGLQ comes from the exons ATGGCTCTGCAGACGACAATAATCTTTTCATTTCTGCTGTTGATATCGCTTGCAATGGCCGACTCTGCTCCGACTGCCAAGCCCCTGGATTCGTCTTCGTCGCAATCGGCGACGGTACAGATCGTGTACACCGAGAGGCCCCAGAACGAGGAACCCGAGGCCTACCACATCCGCACCCTTTCCGCCGTCCTCGGCAG TGACGAGGCTGCGAGGGAGGCTCTGGTGTATAGCTACAAGACCGCCGCTAGTGGGTTCTCCGCTAGGCTCACCCCTGCCCAGGTTTCCGAGATTTCAA aACAACCAGGTGTTCTTCAGGTTGTCCCAAGCCGTACATTGCAGCTGCATTCAGGACCTGGGGGGCTGCAGTGA
- the LOC132191045 gene encoding uncharacterized protein LOC132191045 (The sequence of the model RefSeq protein was modified relative to this genomic sequence to represent the inferred CDS: added 118 bases not found in genome assembly), with protein sequence MPEQLTWTHHTLIQALLSRGPLRDDEFHSTFAGLTGKNPGTHKKLFDEYLLKINKALSYVQCELRGFRNQYDGRVYYGVINNVSDEQSKLGTRYSVPQIAFYKAIIEAIMQDATAQGSISDIDALNLRLENQVLTDVGSQSQDGPTHVPPALKNFSISQKQKALDELVLDQWLTHTPDGNIGLGVRSFLDLRSYFRNNDIPSCQVCNEAGVKAEVCQNDSCTVRIHKYCLKKLFSQKKGARNCPGCGTQWHYAVPKAELIEEEEEGTHKKLFDEYLLKINKALSYVQCELRGFRNQYDGRVYYGVINNVSDEQSKLGTRYSVPQIAFYKAIIEAIMQDATAQGSISDIDALNLRLENQVLTDVGSQSQDGPTHVPPALKNFSISQKQKALDELVLDQWLTHTPDGNIGLGVRSFLDLRSYFRNNDIPSCQVCNEAGVKAEVCQNDSCTVRIHKYCLKKLFSQKKGARNCPGCGTQWHYAVPKAELIEEEEEEEADVPTQSQPPVGPKRKRLETNKTGDANVVQSGSSQAARPVSDLRRVTRSTAHLR encoded by the exons GTACTCATAAAAAGCTATTCGATGAATATCTCCTTAAGATAAACAAGGCACTTTCTTATGTTCAGTGTGAGTTACGAGGCTTCAGGAACCAATATGATGGCCGAGTTTACTATGGGGTCATTAATAATGTTTCTGATGAACAGTCCAAGCTAGGAACGAGATATTCGGTTCCGCAGATTGCTTTCTACAAGGCAATT ATAGAAGCAATTATGCAAGATGCCACAGCCCAAGGTAGCATTTCTGACATTGATGCTCTTAATCTGCGATTGGAGAATCAG GTTTTAACTGACGTAGGATCACAATCACAAGACGGCCCAACTCATGTTCCCCCGGCACTCAAGAATTTCTCAATATCTCAGAAGCAAAAAGCTCTTGATGAACTTGTGCTGGATCAGTGGCTTACCCACACCCCTGATGGTAACATTGGACTTGGTGTCAGATCCTTTCTTGACCTGCGCAGTTATTTCCGTAATAATGATATTCCTTCATGTCAAGTGTGCAACGAAGCTGGAGTGAAG GCAGAGGTGTGCCAGAATGATTCTTGTACAGTCCGGATTCATAAATACTGCCTAAAGAaattattttcccaaaaaaag GGTGCAAGAAATTGTCCAGGTTGTGGGACTCAATGGCATTATGCAGTACCCAAAGCAGAACTTatagaggaagaggaagagg GTACTCATAAAAAGCTATTCGATGAATATCTCCTTAAGATAAACAAGGCACTTTCTTATGTTCAGTGTGAGTTACGAGGCTTCAGGAACCAATATGATGGCCGAGTTTACTATGGGGTCATTAATAATGTTTCTGATGAACAGTCCAAGCTAGGAACGAGATATTCGGTTCCGCAGATTGCTTTCTACAAGGCAATT ATAGAAGCAATTATGCAAGATGCCACAGCCCAAGGTAGCATTTCTGACATTGATGCTCTTAATCTGCGATTGGAGAATCAG GTTTTAACTGACGTAGGATCACAATCACAAGACGGCCCAACTCATGTTCCCCCGGCACTCAAGAATTTCTCAATATCTCAGAAGCAAAAAGCTCTTGATGAACTTGTGCTGGATCAGTGGCTTACCCACACCCCTGATGGTAACATTGGACTTGGTGTCAGATCCTTTCTTGACCTGCGCAGTTATTTCCGTAATAATGATATTCCTTCATGTCAAGTGTGCAACGAAGCTGGAGTGAAG GCAGAGGTGTGCCAGAATGATTCTTGTACAGTCCGGATTCATAAATACTGCCTAAAGAaattattttcccaaaaaaag GGTGCAAGAAATTGTCCAGGTTGTGGGACTCAATGGCATTATGCAGTACCCAAAGCAGAACTTatagaggaagaggaagaggaagaggcagATGTACCCACTCAGAGCCAGCCACCTGTGGGACCTAAAAGAAAGAGACTTGAAACCAACAAAACCGGTGATGCTAATGTAGTTCAATCTGGTTCCTCTCAAGCTGCCAGGCCTGTTTCTGATCTGAGAAGAGTAACTCGAAGTACTGCCCACTTAAGGTAA
- the LOC132189650 gene encoding calcium-dependent protein kinase 11, which yields MKKQSAASQSTAATKPATTVLPYQTQRLRDHYLIGKKLGQGQFGTTYLCTHKSTGAQYACKSIPKRKLLCKEDYDDVWREIQIMHHLSEHPHVVRIEGTYEDSVFVHLVMELCAGGELFDRIVQKGHYSEREAAKLIKTIVGVVEACHSLGVMHRDLKPENFLFDSPGDDAKLKTIDFGLSVFYKPGESFCDVVGSPYYVAPEVLKKHYGHEADVWSAGVILYILLSGVPPFWAETEPGIFRQILQGKLDFESEPWPNISESAKDLIRKMLERDPIKRISAHEVLCHPWIVDDRVAPDKPLDSAVLSRLKQFSAMNKLKKMALRVIAERLSEEEIGGLKELFNMIDTDNSGTITFEELKEGLKRVGSELMESEIKSLMDAADIDNSGSIDYGEFLAATLHVNKMEREENLIAAFTYFDKDSSGYITIDELQQACKEFGLGDVQLDEIIKEIDLDNDGRIDYGEFAAMMRKGDGGVGRSRTMRSNLNFNLADAFGVKDTNRDTN from the exons ATGAAGAAGCAGAGCGCGGCGTCGCAATCAACGGCGGCGACAAAGCCGGCGACAACAGTGTTGCCGTATCAGACCCAAAGGCTGAGAGACCATTATCTTATTGGGAAGAAGCTGGGGCAAGGCCAATTTGGGACGACTTACCTCTGCACCCATAAGTCCACTGGGGCCCAGTACGCCTGCAAGTCAATACCCAAGCGGAAGCTGCTGTGCAAGGAGGACTACGACGACGTTTGGAGGGAGATTCAGATCATGCACCACCTGTCCGAGCACCCACATGTGGTGCGGATCGAAGGGACCTATGAGGACTCGGTGTTCGTGCATTTGGTCATGGAGTTGTGCGCTGGGGGCGAGCTGTTCGATAGGATTGTGCAGAAAGGGCATTACAGTGAGAGAGAGGCCGCGAAGCTCATAAAGACCATTGTTGGGGTGGTGGAGGCTTGTCACTCTCTTGGGGTCATGCACAGGGATCTCAAGCCTGAGAATTTCTTGTTTGATAGTCCTGGTGACGATGCCAAGCTCAAGACCATCGATTTCGGCTTGTCTGTCTTCTACAAGCCAG GAGAATCTTTCTGTGATGTAGTTGGAAGTCCCTATTATGTTGCACCTGAGGTATTGAAAAAGCATTATGGACATGAAGCAGATGTATGGAGTGCTGGTGTTATCCTTTACATCTTATTAAGTGGAGTTCCTCCTTTTTGGGCTG AAACTGAACCAGGAATCTTTAGGCAGATTTTACAAGGCAAACTAGATTTTGAGTCTGAACCATGGCCTAATATTTCAGAAAGTGCAAAAGATTTGATAAGAAAGATGCTTGAGAGGGACCCAATAAAAAGAATTTCTGCCCATGAAGTCCTAT GTCACCCTTGGATTGTGGATGACAGAGTTGCTCCAGACAAGCCTCTGGATTCTGCTGTTTTGTCACGGCTGAAACAGTTCTCAGCAATgaataaacttaaaaagatggCTCTGCGT gTCATAGCAGAAAGACTTTCAGAGGAAGAAATCGGTGGTCTGAAAGAGTTGTTCAATATGATTGACACAGACAATAGTGGGACAATAACATTCGAGGAACTTAAAGAGGGTTTGAAAAGAGTGGGCTCTGAACTAATGGAATCTGAGATCAAGTCCCTTATGGATGCG GCTGATATAGACAACAGTGGATCAATAGACTATGGTGAATTTCTAGCTGCTACTTTGCACGTAAATAAGATGGAGAGAGAGGAGAATCTGATTGCAGCCTTCACCTATTTTGACAAAGACAGTAGTGGTTATATCACCATTGATGAGCTTCAACAGGCTTGCAAAGAGTTTGGTCTAGGTGATGTCCAACTGGATGAGATAATTAAAGAAATTGATCTAGACAAT GATGGACGTATCGATTACGGGGAGTTTGCAGCAATGATGAGGAAGGGCGATGGAGGAGTTGGGAGGAGCAGAACAATGAGAAGCAATTTGAACTTCAATTTAGCTGATGCCTTTGGAGTTAAAGACACAAACAGAGATACTAACTAG
- the LOC132189880 gene encoding large ribosomal subunit protein bL21c: MASMTLSFCSSLAAHCRICPKQCSSPTLSFSNNTNLSFLSVSSPKLSFSSSSPTYRLLPKSSESGAAVLDSVADPPEPEAVEIVETSAEEVSKREEVFAVVMVGSRQYIVFPGRFIYTQRLKGADVNDKIILNKVLLVGTRTSTYIGKPVVTDAAVHAVVEEQGKDSKVIVFKYKKKKNYRRKIGHRQPNTRIRITGITGYQDYPAVTLDS, from the exons ATGGCCTCAATGACCCTTTCCTTTTGCTCATCTCTCGCAGCCCATTGCAGAATCTGTCCAAAGCAATGCTCATCGCCAACACTCTCTTTCTCTAACAATACCAATCTCAGCTTTCTCTCCGTCTCTTCCCccaaactctctttctcttcttcttctcccacATATCGTCTTCTCCCCAAGTCCTCTGAATCAGGAGCAGCTGTGCTCGATTCCGTGGCCGACCCGCCGGAGCCTGAAGCTGTGGAAATCGTTGAAACCTCCGCAGAAGAAGTCTCCAAGCGTGAGGAAGTGTTCGCTGTCGTCATG GTAGGATCACGCCAATACATCGTTTTTCCTGGTCGGTTTATTTATACTCAGAGGCTTAAAGGTGCTGATGTCAACGATAAG ATCATCCTGAACAAGGTGTTGCTCGTTGGAACCAGAACAAGTACCTACATCGGAAAACCAGTGGTGACTGATGCTGCCGTACATGCTGTAGTTGAAGAGCAG GGTAAAGATAGCAAAGTAATTGTCTTCAagtataagaagaagaaaaactatagGAGGAAGATTGGTCATCGACAA CCAAATACAAGGATAAGGATAACAGGGATCACAGGCTATCAGGACTATCCTGCAGTTACGCTTGATTCATAG